In Bacteroidota bacterium, the following proteins share a genomic window:
- a CDS encoding T9SS type A sorting domain-containing protein, translating into MKKNLPLTAICLLMFISGLFAQGKQFPSSDAIAITQEQILEKPISVNQANEQVQIDRPSHNRIPDTQEHLSKAMGATSLKCYIDSGYNYKLDTLNNSWNLTSKFFLTFDANNNKTGELHQVCNDTACVNSDQRIGNYDSNNNVTKDLHQTWDGTVWKNDWQHLYNFDTNKNDTSHLFQTWNGTAWGNSYKYVSTYDAHNNKTSYLYQTGSGTVWENSDLHIYTYDANDNMTSDSRQLWNGTAWLNHDQGIFTYDANKNKTSDLRQTWKDTVWANLSQDIWTYDANNNNTSDLHQVWGDTVWLNNVLYTDTFDANSNKTSDLRQTWNGTTWANNTRYAYTFNANNDETVELFQTWKDTAWVNNYHYVSTYDANNNMISYLRQAWNVTVWADNYQYIYTYDANNNMTSSLYQPWDGAIWVDYEQRKYTYDANNSLTDYVARQAYFNGSWVSGDSTHSYYSCKTVGIIEAANNSVNIFPNPTINTLHITTSLNSANTRYQICNLLGAVVAENKLTDSNFDVDVSNFPKGMYLLHLKTDSGEITKRFIKE; encoded by the coding sequence ATGAAAAAAAATCTACCCCTCACCGCCATCTGCTTGCTGATGTTCATCTCCGGTCTGTTTGCGCAAGGGAAACAGTTTCCTTCTAGCGATGCTATCGCTATAACACAGGAACAAATACTTGAGAAGCCTATCTCTGTAAACCAAGCGAACGAACAAGTACAAATAGACCGCCCTTCGCACAACAGAATACCGGATACACAGGAACATTTATCCAAAGCCATGGGCGCGACTTCTTTAAAGTGCTACATAGACAGCGGATACAACTATAAATTGGACACCCTTAATAATAGTTGGAATCTTACCAGCAAGTTCTTTTTAACCTTTGATGCCAACAATAACAAGACCGGTGAATTGCATCAAGTCTGCAACGATACGGCTTGCGTGAACTCCGATCAAAGAATAGGTAACTACGATAGCAATAATAACGTTACGAAGGATTTGCACCAAACATGGGATGGAACAGTTTGGAAAAACGACTGGCAACATCTATACAACTTCGATACCAATAAGAATGACACAAGCCATTTGTTTCAGACATGGAACGGTACGGCTTGGGGGAACAGTTACAAATATGTCTCTACCTACGATGCCCATAATAACAAGACAAGCTATTTGTATCAAACAGGGAGCGGTACGGTCTGGGAGAACAGCGATTTACACATATATACCTATGATGCCAATGATAACATGACAAGTGATTCGCGTCAATTATGGAATGGCACAGCTTGGTTGAACCACGATCAGGGAATATTCACCTATGACGCCAACAAGAACAAAACAAGTGATTTGCGTCAAACATGGAAGGATACAGTTTGGGCGAACCTCAGTCAAGATATCTGGACTTACGACGCCAATAATAACAACACAAGTGATTTGCACCAAGTATGGGGCGACACAGTCTGGCTGAACAACGTCCTATATACAGACACTTTCGATGCCAATAGTAACAAAACAAGTGATTTGCGTCAAACATGGAATGGCACGACCTGGGCGAACAACACACGATATGCATATACCTTCAATGCCAATAATGACGAGACAGTTGAATTATTCCAAACATGGAAGGATACGGCTTGGGTGAACAACTACCACTATGTATCCACCTACGATGCTAATAATAACATGATAAGCTATTTGCGTCAAGCATGGAATGTCACGGTTTGGGCTGACAACTACCAATATATATATACCTACGATGCCAATAATAACATGACAAGCTCTTTGTATCAACCTTGGGACGGCGCAATCTGGGTGGACTATGAACAAAGAAAGTACACCTATGATGCCAACAATAGTTTGACAGATTACGTCGCGAGACAGGCCTATTTCAATGGTTCGTGGGTAAGTGGTGACAGCACTCATTCTTACTACTCTTGTAAGACTGTTGGCATCATTGAAGCGGCAAATAATAGTGTAAATATTTTTCCCAATCCCACCATCAATACCCTGCACATTACTACGAGCTTAAATAGCGCAAACACACGTTACCAAATTTGCAACCTGCTCGGTGCAGTAGTAGCAGAAAACAAATTGACTGACTCTAACTTTGATGTAGATGTAAGCAATTTCCCAAAAGGCATGTACCTCCTCCATCTGAAAACGGATAGTGGTGAGATCACCAAAAGATTTATTAAGGAATAA